CGCCGGTGCGTACACCGATATGCTGGTGGAATGGGGTGGCGACTCCTGGGTTCATACCGATAACTTTATGACGGGCCGTACCACCGGCGTGGCGACTTATCGCAACTCGGACTTCTTCGGCGCGGTTGAAGGCCTGGATTTTGCGCTGCAGTACCAGGGCAAAAACCACGATAAACAGTTAGAGAAAGCCAACGGGGACGGTTACAGCACCTCCCTCGCCTATAACTTCGATGGCTTTGGTTTCGTGGGCGTCTACGGCAAGTCTGACCGCACCAACAAGCAGTCTGCTGATGGCTATGGCGATACCGCTGAAGTCTGGTCGCTGGCAGCGAAGTATGATGCCAACAACCTCTACGCTGCGGTGATGTACGGTGAAACCCGCAACATGACCTGGGCTGGCGATGTCGGTTTTGCCAACAAAACCCAGAATGTCGAAGCCGTGGTGCAGTATCAGTTTGACTTCGGCCTGCGCCCTTCTCTGGGCTACGTCTATTCCAAAGGCCAGGATCTTCGTGAACGCAACGGCGTTCGCGGCGTAAACGCTGACCTCGTGAACTATGTTGAACTGGGTACATGGTACTACTTCAACAAAAACATGAACGTCTATACCGCATATAAGTTCAACCTGCTGGATGACCGTGACGCACGCGTTACCGGTGCAAGCACCGACGACCAGTTCGCGCTGGGTATCGTTTACCAGTTCTGATCGGCTGACAACGCTTAATTATGCCCGCTGCGAAGCGGGCTTTTTTGCTTTCTGCCGCTACCGGCTTTACATAGCTTTAACAAATCAGCGCCATCAGCGATAATGACCGCTTTTCCGCATGCCCTGGAGTTTCAATGCGCGATTTGCCGCCCCTTCCCCCCACGCACAAGCGCCCAATGAAACTGAACACCCTGGTCACGCTGATGGTCTACAGCGTGACGGGCGCGATCCTGCTGGTGATTTTCGTGCTCTATTTTGCGCAGATCACCCGGGCCACGCGCGATGGCGTGAGGGATACCGCTCTTGCGGTCGCCAGAACGCTGGCCGACAGCCCGGAAGTGATCCGCGGCTTATCCCTGCCGCCGGACAGCAACATCATCCAGCCTGTCGCCCGGGCGGTAATGCAGCGCAATAACCTGCTGTTTGCCGTCGTCACCGACATGCGCGGCATCCGCTATTCCCATCCCAACGGCGCCCTGTTGGGCAAAGCTTTTATTGGTGACGATCTCCGGCCTGCGCTGGAGGATAAAGAAAATGTCGCCATCAACCACGGGGTGCTCGATGAGGCGCTGCGGGTGTTTACGCCGGTCTATAACGCGCAGCATCAGCAGATTGGGGTTGTCGCGGTGGGGATCTCCCTGAATAAAGTGGAACAGCAGATCGCCCGCAATCGCTGGGATGCTATCTGGCTGGTGCTGTTCAGCGCCATGCTGGGGGCGCTTGGCGCCTGGGGG
This Leclercia sp. S52 DNA region includes the following protein-coding sequences:
- a CDS encoding porin, giving the protein MKRKVLAVLVPVLLSAGAVNAAEIYNKDGNKFDLYGKMVGERIWNNTDDSNSENFDTSYARFGIKGETQISDDLTGFGQFEYNMTASAPEGEQDESTRLAFAGLKFGEFGSFDYGRNYGVAYDAGAYTDMLVEWGGDSWVHTDNFMTGRTTGVATYRNSDFFGAVEGLDFALQYQGKNHDKQLEKANGDGYSTSLAYNFDGFGFVGVYGKSDRTNKQSADGYGDTAEVWSLAAKYDANNLYAAVMYGETRNMTWAGDVGFANKTQNVEAVVQYQFDFGLRPSLGYVYSKGQDLRERNGVRGVNADLVNYVELGTWYYFNKNMNVYTAYKFNLLDDRDARVTGASTDDQFALGIVYQF